CGGCCGCTCGGACCGCTCAGCCTTCGCCGCATCCTCGGTCTTCTCCTGCACAAGCCCGGACCGCATCTCTTCGGCTCGTGCCAGGCAGGCCTGTTCCGCCTCCACCGACTCGAAGACCTGCAACGATCCGATCGGTGCCTCCGGGGCGTCAGCGACTCCCTCCAGCACGCGTACCATCCGGTCCGCGAGGAGCTGCACGGTCGGCTGGTCGAACAAGTCCGTGGCGAACTCCATACCGCCGCGGATACCTGCCGGCCGCCCTTCGGAGTCCCACTCCTCCTCGAATTCGACGTTCAGATCGAACTTCGCCGGAGACGCGTGAACCGATTCCCGTGCCGCCGTGAGGCCCGGCAGATCCAGTTCACCAGCCGCATTGTTCTGCAGGGTGAGAAGGACCTGGAAGAGCGGGTGGCGTGAGCTGAAGCGGTCGGGGTTGATCTCCTCGACCAGTCGCTCGAACGGGACGTCCTGGTGCGCGAACGCAGCGAGGTCGGTGTCGCGGACGCGTTCGAGGAGCTCGGCGAAGGCCGGATCGCCGGATACGTCCGTGCGGAGGACGAGGGTGTTGACGAAGAAGCCGACGAGATTGTCGAGTGCTTCGTCGGTGCGTCCGGCGACGACGGTGCCGAGGGGGATGTCGCTGCCCGCGCCCATGCGGGAGAGGAGGGTGGCCAGGGCGGCCTGCAGGACCATGAAGAGGGTGGCGCCGTGGCGGCGGGCCAGGTCGTCCAGGCGGGTGTGCAGGTCGGCATCGAGCGCGAACTCCACCAGCCCGCCCTCGTGACTGGGTGCGACAGGGTGTGGTCGGTCGGTCGGGAGCGCCAGTTCCTGGGGCGCGCCGGAGAGCTCCTCCGCCCAGTAGGCGAGCTGATCGTCCAGGACCTCGTCGAGGAGTTCCTGGTGCCAGAGGGTGTAGTCGGCGTACTGCACCGGCAGCGGCTCCCAGACCGGTGCGCCACCTGCACACCTGGCCCGGTACGCGGTCGCCAGGTCGTCGAGGAGCGGCTCCTCGGACCAGCCGTCGCTCGCGATGTGGTGCAGGGTCAGCAGCAGCACCGACTCAGCGTCACCCACCGTGGCCAGCGTGACCCTCAGCGGGATCTCCCGCTCCAATGCGAACGGTACGAGTGCCGCGTCACCGAGCCGCTGCGCCAGTTCCTCCTGGTCTGCGCACTCCAGCACCGTGAAGTCCACGTGGGCGTCGCGGGCGTCGAGTACCCGCTGGTAGGGCCGACCGTCGATGGCGGGGAACACCGTACGCAACGTCTCGTGCCGGCCGACCAGGTCACTGATCGCCGCCCGCAGAGCAGCCACGTTCACCCGGCCCCGCAGTCGGAAGGCGAGCGGAACCTGGTACGTACCCTGCTTCTCGAAGCGCTCCAGGTACCACAACCGCTGTTGTGCGGACGACAGCGGCAGCATCTCCGGACGCTCCCGAGCCGTCAGTGCCCTACGGGCCTCGACCGGTGCGGCAGCCAACCGGTCGGCGATTCCGGCGACCGTCGGATAGCGGAAGAGGTCGTGAATGCCGAGTTCTGCGCCGAGGACGGTGCGGATGCGGCTGATGAGGCGTGTGGCGAGGAGGGAGTGTCCGCCGAGGGCGAAGAAGTTGTCGTCCGTGCCGACGACAGGGGTGTCGAGCACTTCGGCGAAGAGGCCGCAGAGGATCTCTTCCTGCGCCGAGCGCGGGCCACGGGCACCCGGCCGCTCGGACCGCTCAGCCTTCGCCNNNNNNNNNNNNNNNNNNNNNNNNNNNNNNNNNNNNNNNNNNNNNNNNNNNNNNNNNNNNNNNNNNNNNNNNNNNNNNNNNGCTCACCCGGAGCGCCGAAGGGGCAGGCGACGAAACGCTCAGCCGTGAGACCCGCACGATTGACGTAACCACGAGCCAGACCGGCACCGGAGACATACAGCTCACCGGCCACGCCGGCGGGTACGAGACGCAGGTTGTCGTCGACCACGTACGCGCGCTTGTTGCCGATGGGGCGGCCGATGGGCAGCTGCGTCCCGGTCAGGCCGTCGGTGGTGACGGTATGACAGGTGGTGAAGCCCATGCTTTCGACGGGTCCGTATCCGTTGCCCACGTGCAGGTCGGGGAAGAGCTGCAGGATCTTTGCCACGTGGGCGACCGATCCGGCTTCCCCGCCGGTGAAGGCGATGCGTACGCCGCGGAAGGCGTCGGGGTATTCGTCGACGAGGTGGTTGAAGAGACTCGCGGACAGCTGGAGCATGGTGACGCCGTGCTCGGCGACCAGGCGCTCGATGCCGATCGGCTCGGGACTTTGTCCGGGCTGGAGGACGCATGTCGCGCCGTGCAGCAGCGCACCGAACAACTCCAGTGCGAAGCCGTCCCAGGACACGGGCGAGCATTGCAGGAACACTTCGCCCGGGCCGAAGTCGGCGTAGTCCTGGCCGAGGTAGGTGCCCAGCAGGGCACGGTGCGAGGTGGCGACACCCTTGGGGCGTCCCGTCGAGCCGGACGTGAACATTACGCACGCCACATCATTCGCACGTACATCACACACATCACGTACATCACGCACACGGGCCATGACCGCGCTCGGCGCATCGGCCAGGGCGTCGACACACACCGCCGACACCCCCGGAGCGGATGCGGAGATCGCGTCGCTGAGTCCCGTACGCGTGACCACCGTGCGCACGCCGGCTTCGGCGAGGACACCTGCCACCCGTTCGGCCGGGAACTCCGGGTCCAGCAAGGTGTATCCGGCACCGGCCTTCAATACGGCCAGCAGGGCGACCACCATGTCCACCCCGCGCTCAAGGCGGACACCCACCACCGCGCCTGCATCCACCAGCCACGGCACGAGCCGGTCGGCCCGCTCGTTCAGCTCGGCGTACGTCACGCGCTCGTCTCCGGAGACCAGCGCAATCGCTTCCGGAGCCTGCCGTGCCTGCTCCTCGAACACCTCGTGGAGCGTCCGGTCCAGAACTCCCGGCGCCACCCGGTCCGTGTCATTCCACACCGACACGATCCGGTGTCGCTCACCGGCGCCGAGCAGCTCGACCGAGCCCACGGTCGCCTCGGGGTCAGTGGCAGCACCGGTCAGCAGACGTACCAGCCGGTCCGCCATCGCCTGCGCCGACGACCGGTCGAAGAGGTCCCTCGCGAACACCAGCTCCCCGTCGATGCCTCCCGGGCCGCCGGCGCCGTCCCGCTCCTCGGTGAAGGCGAAGTTCAGGTTGAATTTCGCGGGCGCCGCCTCGATGGTCTCCCGGGCCGCGGTCAGCCCCGGCAGGTCGAGCCGGCCTTCCGTGTTGTTCTGGAGGACGAGCATGGTCTGGAAGAGCGGATGCCGTGCCGCCGACCGGTCGGGGTTGATCTCCTCGACCAGTCGCTCGAACGGCACGTCCTGGTGGGCGAACGCGGCGAGGTCCGTCTCCCGGACTCGCGCCAGCAGCTCGCTGAACGTCGGATCTCCCGCCAGGTCCGTGCGGAGCACGAGTGTGTTGACGAAGAAGCCGACGAGGTCGTCCAGGGCCTCGTCCGAGCGTCCCGCGACCACCGCGCCGAGGGGGATGTCGGATCCGGCGCCGAGCCGCGACAGAAGTGCGGCGAGGCCCGCCTGCAGCACCATGAAGAGGGTCACGCCGTGCCTGCGGGCCAGGTCGTCCAACTGCGCGTGCAGTCCGGCGTCCAGGCTGAAGCGGATCACACCACCCCGGTGACTGGGCACGGCCGGCCGTGGACGGTCGGTCGGAAGGCCGAGCTCCTCCGGGGCGCCGGAGAGCGTGTCCGTCCAGTACGCGAGCTGGCCGTCCAGCACCTCCTCCAGGTGCTCCTGGTGCCAGAGGGCGTAATCGGCGTACTGCACCGGCAACGGCTCCCACGCCGGAGCCTCACCCGCACACCGGGCCCGGTATGCCACCGACAGGTCTTCGAACAGCGGTCGTTCGGACCACCCGTCGCTCGCAATGTGGTGCAGGGTCAACAGCAGCACGTACTCCGCGCACTCCGCGTCCTCCGCGTCGCCCACGCCGATCAGGGTGACTCGCAGCGGCAGGTCTCGTTCCAGGTCGAACCCGGTGAACGCCGCCTCGGTGACACGCTCCGCCAGCTGCTCCTCCGTGCACTCCACCACCGTGAAGTCCACTCGCACATCCTGTGAGGGCAGTACGTGCTGCCGCGGCTCGCCTGCGACCCCGGGGAACACCGTCCGCAGCGCCTCGTGGCGGCCCACCACGTCCGCCACCGCGGCCCGCAGGGCGGCGACGTCCACCCGGCCCCGGAGCCGGAACGCCAGAGGAAGGTTGTAGGCCGCGGGCTGCGCGAAGCGTTCCAGGAACCACAGCCGGTGCTGCGCCGAGGACAGCGGCAGCACGTCCGGGCGCACTCGCGCGACCGGCGCCGGGCGTGCCCGCTCCGCGCCGGAGAGCCGTCCGGCGAGCTCCGCGACCGTCGGTGCCTCGAACACCGCCCGGACCGGGATCTCGACGCCGAGGACCGACCTGGCCCTGCTGACGAGTCTCGTCGCCAGGAGGGAGTGGCCGCCGAGGTCGAAGAAGCCGTCGTCGATCGTGACCCGGCCGACGCCCAGCACGTCCGCGAACAGGCCGGCCAGGGCCTGCTCCTGCGCGGTCCGCGGTGCGCGCCCGTCGGCGGACGCCCGGTACTCCGGCGCCGGCAGGGCGCGGCGGTCGAGCTTGCCGTTGGGGGTGAGCGGGAGGGCGGGGAGCGTCACGACCGCCGACGGCACCATGTACGCGGGGAGGACGGCGGACACCTGCTCGCGCAGCCCCACCGGGTCCGGCAGGCCGGTGCCGGCCGGTACGGCGTAGCCGACCAGGCGCTGGTCGCCCGGCTCGTCCTCGCGGAGCACGACCGCCGCCTGGGCGACGGCGGGGGAGCCGAGGAGCGCCGCCTCGATCTCGCCGAGCTCGATCCGGAAGCCGCGCAGCTTCACCTGGTCGTCGGTCCGGCCGAGGTATTCCAGGTCTCCGTCGTGGTTCCACCGTGCGAGGTCGCCCGTGCGGTACATGCGGGTGCCCGGGCTGCCGAACGGGTCCGCCACGAAGCGTTCTGCGGTCATGGCGTGCTTGTTCCGGTATCCGTGCGCGAGGCCGTCGCCGGCGATGTACAGCTCGCCGGCCACCCCGGGCGGGACCGGCTGCAGGCCGCCGTCGAGCACCCGCACACGGGTGTTGGCGATCGGGCGGCCGATGACGACCTCGTCCCCGACCTTCGCCCGCGTCGAGTAGATCGTCGTCTCGGTCGGCCCGTAGAGGTTGGTCACGTCGGCGGCCGACTCCCGGAGGAGCGCCGCCAGGTCCGCCGGCAGCGCCTCGCCGCCCACGACGACCCGCAGTCCGCGCACGGCCTCGGGGGCCTGCGTCACCAGCCCGCGCCACAGGCTGGGGGTGGCTTCCGCGATCGTGACGTGCCGGCGGGCCAGAAGGGCGGCCAGGGCCTGCGGGTCCCGGGCGGTCTCCCGCTCGACGAGGACCACGGCGGCCCCGGAGATCAGCGGCAGGTAGAGGTCCAGCCCGGCCATGTCGAACGCCACCGACGCCATCGCGGCCCAGCGGTCGGTCTCCTCCAGCCGGAACCACTCGGCCATCGAGGTGAGGAAGTTCGCCAGCGCCGCCTGGCCGACGAGGACGCCCTTGGGTCGCCCGGTCGACCCCGAGGTGTAGATCGCGTACGCCGGCTGCCGGAGCCGGTCGACGACCGCCGGCGGGGCCGGCGCGCGGCGGTCCGCCGTCTCGTCCAAGAGGAGCACGGGGAGCGAGGGCAGGGCTGCTGCCACGTCGCCGTGGGTGACGACGAGCGCCGGGTCGGCGTCGCCGAGGATGTAGGCGATCCGCTCCGCAGGGTATTCGGGGTCGACCGGCACGTACGCCGCGCCGGACTTCAGCACCGCGAGCAGCGCCACCATCAGGTGGGTCGTCCGGGGCAGCAGGATGCCGACGAAGCGGCCCGGGCCCGCGCCGCGCTCCACCAGCAGGTGGGCCAGGCCGTTGGCCCGTGCGTCGAGTTCCGCGTACGACAGCGTGCCGTCCTCACACACGACCGCGGTCGCGTGGGGCGTCCTGGCCGCCTGCGCCGCGAACAGCTCCGGCAGGGAGAGCCCGGACGGTTCGCGCCAGGGGCCGTGGGACCAGCGCGTGAGTTGCTCCCGCTCGGTGGGCGTCAGGATGTCGAGCCCGCCGACCCGCCGGTCCGGGTCGGCGGCCGCCGCGGCCAGCACGTGGACCAGCCGCTCGGCCAGATCCTGCACGGTCTCCTCGTCGAACGGGTCCAGCAGGTGATGGAGCTCGCCGTACTCGCCCGGGTCCGTGTCCCGGACCCGGGCGAGCAGCTCGCCGAACGACGGATCACCCGACGCGAGCGCACGCAGCGCGAGGAGGCCGTGCTGCGCCCCGGCGGCACCGGCCGGGAGGTCCGGCTCCGTGCCCCGGCGGCTCAGCAGCGCCGCCAGGCCGGCCCGGACGACCACGGGCAGCGTCGTTTCGTACCGCTGGGCCAGCTCCGCGAGGTGCCGGTGCGCTTCGGTGCCGAGGCTGAAGCCGACCGGTGTGTTCGGTACCTCGCTCGTCTTGTCGTCCGGGTGGTTCATGACGCTCCTCTGTGCCGTTCGCGATGGGTCGTGTCAACTGGCCGGGGTTCTCCGGAGGTGGCGGTGGGCGGCGGGGCGCGCCTGCCCGTCAGCCGGTCAGCCGGTCGTGGCGGACCTCGGCATCAGGTCCGTCCAGTTCCGGTCGACGAAGGCGAGGCAGGCTTCCCGGGTGTCCTCGGGGTGGGCGACGGTCCAGCCGGCGGGCACGGGGATCCGCGCCGGCCACAGGGAGTGCTGGTTCTCGCCGTTGACCAGGACGGTGTAGGCGGCGTCGGAGTCTTCGAAGGGGTTGGTCATGACGGAACGTCCTTTCGTGGAATGCGGGTTGTGGAGCGTTGGGGGACGGGGACGGGGACGGGGCGGGGGAGGGTGAGGCGGAGCGGGGAGGGGAGGCGGCTCAGGCGTCGGACGCGGTGCCGGTGCCGCCGCGGCCGGCCCACACGTCCTCGGGGCCGAGGTCGGCGGGCGCGTACTTGCCCAGCGCACTGATGATCAGCCGCAGTTCGAGGAGCAGGCTCGACACGAGCCGGCCGAGGCCGTCGTCGGGGTTCTCGTCGACGGCCAGGAGCGCCGCTCGCCCGAGGCCGGCGGCACGGGCGCCGAGCGCGAGGCACTTGGCCACCCGGGTGCCTTCCCACATCCGGCCGGACACCAGCAGGCAGTGCTGCTGCTCCCAGGCGCGCATCCGTTCGAGGCACTCGCCCAGCGGGAGGCCCACGTGGTCGAGGAAGGACAGGGGCGCCCAGCCGCTCCCGCCCTCCGCCCCGTCGACGGTGACCGCGTCGGCGCCGGCCTCCCAGGCGGTGGCCGCCGCGTGGCGTACGTCCCGGCCGGGCGGGAGCTTCACCCACACCCGGGCCCGCGGATAGTTGTTGCGCATGAAGCGGATCTGCTGCCGCAGGATCTCCTCGGTGAAGGTCCCGGGGCTGCTGGAGCGCAGCACGTGCAGGCCGTCGCCGTAGAGGTCGTCGGTCGCGTAGTGCTCGGCGAGCCGGGTGGCGGAAGCCGTGTCGACGACGGTCATGCCGCCCAGTCCGGGCTTCGCGCCCTGCCCCACTTTGAGTTCGAAGGCGAGCCGCCCGGATTCCAGGAGCCGCTGTGCCGCGGGCGCGCTGTAGATCAGGTTCCACACCTCGGCGTCCGCGTCCTCGGTGCTCTGCTGGAACGCGACTCCGCCGACTCCGTCCGGCAGCTCGCTCTCGTACGCGCTCAGCCGGGCGAGCGCGCCGTTCTCCCCGCCGGAGCCGTGGTGGCCGGACGTGGGGACGATGTTCTCGCCGACCACCATGGGGATGCCCAGCCGGCCGGCCTGGCGGCTGACGGCGGCGCCCAGCCCGGAGGCGGCGACCTGGGTGGAGCCGAACGCGGAGACGTAGAGCGGTGCGGTGGACCGGAAGCCGCCCATGCCGGTCGACAGGTCGACGTCGCTGTAGTACGGCTCCCGGGCCAGCTCGATCATCTTTTCCAGCCGCCGCGGCACGAAGACCGGCGGCACCAGGCGCAGCGCGTCCAAGGGGTCCGCGCCGCGCCCGTCGGGGGTGGCGCCGTGCGCGCCGAAGAGCTGCCGGCCGTAGTCCTCGTGCCGGGGGAAGACCGCGGCGGCGCCGTCCCGGGCGCGGGTGCGGACGTCGTCCTCCGCGAAGCCGGCGGCCGTCAGGCTGCGCGTCACGCCGACACCACCCCGGGGGTCTTGGGGAAGGGGGTGGCCTGCCACACGGCGTCGAGTCCGGCGACGTAGCGCGTCAGCCGCTCCAGGCCGATGCCGAAGCCGGCACTGGCCGGGATGCCGGCGCGGACCATGTCGAGGTACCAGGCGTACTTGGCCGGGTTCTCGCCCGTCTCGCGCATGCGGGCGATGATCCGCGCGTAGTCGTGCTCGCGCTCGCTTCCGCTCATCAGCTCGCCGTAGCCCTCGGGGGCGATGAGGTCGTAGTTGCAGAGCACCCCGGGCCGGTCCGTGTCCTCGCGGTCGTAGAAGCCCCGGGACCCCTTCGGGTAGTCGGTGATGAAGAACGGCCGGTCGGCCTGGGCGGAGAGCAGCGCCTCGCCCTCCCAGTCGATCTCGGCACCGGGGTCCTGGTCGTGCCCGAGGCGCGCCAGGTGGGCGACGGCGTCCGCGTGGGTCGTGCGGTCGAAGGGCGCGTCGTTCTTCAGGAGGGCGGCGAACGCCCGGGCGTCCCGGCCGAGCAGGCCGAGCTCGTCGGACATCTCCCCGGCGACCTCGGCGACGGCCCGGACGACGACGTCCTGGGCGACGCCCATGGCCTCGTGCCGGGAGGCGCCGGCGATCTCCACGTCGAGCTGGTGGAACTCGACCAGGTGGCGGCTGGTGGAGGTCGTCTCCAGCGGCTCCAGGCGGACGTTCGGGGCCACGCAGAAGATCTTGTCGAAGGCCAGCAGCGACGCCTGCTTGTAGAGGATGGCGCTGGTCATCAGCTTGTAGCGGTGGCCGTAGAAGTCGATGTCGATCTGCTTGGAGCCGCGGCCGCCCGGGTCGGTGACCGGGCCGATGATCGGGGGCATCAGCTCGGTGAAGCCCTGCTCGGTGAGGTGCTCGCGGGCCGCCCGGACGATGCGGTTCTGCACGCGGACCACCGCCTGGGTCACGGGGTTTTGGAGGTGCGCGGGCAGTGCGACGGCCGGTCGGCCGGCTGTGGTGTCACTCATGGTTCTCTTCCCCTGGTTTCACAGAATGAGGTGGACGCGACGGCCCGGCCGCGGGAGGCGGGCCGTGGCGCGGTCGTCTGCTGCGTGGTCGAACGAGCGCTGGACGCAGGACAGCGCATTGAGGAGGTCCGCGGCCGTCATACGGGTGGACGCCGCGGTGCGTCCGGTGATCCGGACGGGGAGCGCGCCGGTGTCGGACCAGCGCAGCCGCCCGTCGGGGGCGATGTAGCTCCTGGTGCGCCCCGTGTTGTCGGCGTGGAGGCAGTACGGCACGTCCAGCAGGCCGCGCGCGAACGCCTCCAGGAGGGCGGCGCCCGGGTCCTCGTTCAGGTCGAGGACCGTGGTCACGATGCTCAGGGCTTCTTCGAACACCTCCGCGGTGTCGGGGTCGCCCGCGAGATCCGCCTCCCCTTCGCCGGCGGGCGCGAGCCCTGCGGCACGGGCCCGCCGGTCCGCGGCCGCCGCGGCCTCCAGCGCCTCGATGTTGTCGGCGACCGAGGCGATGCGGTGCGCCTCGGCGACGGTCTTCACGATGAGCCGCTCCGCGCCGGTCCGCACGGCGATGTCCACGGACTGCTCCAGCAGCAGCCGCGCGCCGGACGCCGTGCGCGGGTAGACGCCCATGTACGTGTAGATGACGACGTGCCACTCGACGTCCGGCATGAACAGCCGGGCGAGGCGGCGCAGCGCCCGTACCGCCCCGCAGTCCTGATCGGCGCTGGTCTGCTGCGCGTAGCTGAGGGAGATGCTGCGCACTCCGTGCCACCGGAAGAACAGGCCTTCCAGGAGGCTGATCGCCACCAGCAGGCCCGGCGGGCACAGCTGACCGAGCATGCACCCCCCGAAGGTCTCCACGTGGGGCTCGCACCCGTACCGGCGGGAGGCGGCCATGATCCGGCAGGACTCCTCCCAGTTGCGCACCGAGTCGCGCAGCGAGACGCGCCCGTAGGGGAGGCAGTAGGAGACCGGGCCGCCCTCGGTGGCGTCGAGGCCGGCCTTCAGCGACGAGGCGATGATGTCCTGCGGGCGGGCCGAACCGTGCCGGACCTGGATGGGGAAGTCGCGGCCCAGCAGGCCGTCGACGACCTCCTTGTTGGTCTCCGGGCCGTGCACGACGATCGGGTAGCCGTTGAGGTCGGCGCCCTCGGCCAGGGCCCGGCGGGCGGCGGTGAGGTCGCCGACGCGGGTGTAGCTGTCCAGGGTGATGGTGCCGATGGCGGTGGCGTCGGCGCGGCTGACCTCGGCCAGGCCCGCGCGCATCACCCGGGGGTCGCCGAAGCCCATCCGCGGCTGGACCACCAGCCTCCCGGCTGCCCGGGACCGGGCGACGAAGTCGCCGAACAGGCTGCGCGGATCCGCCCCCCGGACGGTCACGGCGCCGGGCTCGTCGCCAGGACGCCGCGGGTCGCCGCCGGGACGCCACGGCCGCTGCGGTCACGGCGGCGGGTCACCGAGCCGACGAAGTCCCGGAATTCCCGGAGGTCGACGGGGTCGAGGAAGACGGCGGAGAAGCCGGCGGCCAGGAGCCGCCGCGTGAGCCGGCCGGCGCCGCCGTGGACGTCGCCCGCGGTGACGCCGCGCGTGCCCAGCTTGCCGCCGATGACGACCGGCGTGCCGGCGAGTTCCGGCGCCGCGCGCAGGGCGGCGATGGCCCGCAGCCCGTCGCTCTCGCCGTGGCCGTTGACGCTGCTCAGCACGAGGAGGTCGGGGGCCCGGTAGGCGTACCGCGACACCAGGTCCGCGCCCCCGATGCAGGGGCCGGCGTTCTCCACGCGGTGGCCCCAGTCCTCCAGGAGCAGCTGGAGGTAGACCAGGTTCCAGGTGTGGGAGTCGGATTCGGTGCCGCTGACGACGACGTCGAGGGCGCTGCCCGCGGTCATGCCGCCACCCCCGTGGGCGCGTTGAGGGCGGGGATGAAGGCGGGCAGCCGGCGCCACGTCTCAGGGGTGTAGAAGTGCCCGCCGGGCAGTACGTCGTGGCGGAAGCCGCCCAGTGCCACACCGCGCCACTGGTCGCCGGCGTCGCTCTCGATGACGCTGTCGCCGGCGCCGGAGAGCACCTGGAGGGCGGTCCGGACCTTGGCGCCGGGCGTGTAGTGGAACGTGTCGCGGACCTTGATGTCCGCGCGCATCAGTTCCACGGCCATCTCCTCCAGGTCGGGGTTGCCCAGGACGTGCTCCGGCATGAGCCCGTGGGTCTTCATCCACGTCATCAGCTCGGCGTCGGTCTGCTGCCGGGCCGGGAACATGTCCCGGGGTGTGAGGCCGCGGTCGGGGGCGTTGCAGGAGGAGACGACCAGGGTCTCGGGCGCCCGCTCTCCGCTGCGCTCGATCCTCGTGGCCACTTCGAAGGCCATCCAGCCGCCCATGCTGTGGCCGAAGAGCACGTACGGCCCTTCGGCGGCGGACAGCACGGTGGCAGTGGCGTCCTCGGCGAGCTCGTCCCAGTGGGTGGCGCAGTCCTCCAGGAAGCGCCCTTCGCGGCCCGGGTAGCAGACGGCGGCCAGCGCGGTGCGCGGCGGGAGGGAGTGGCTCCACTGGTGGTACGCGGCCGTTCCGCCGCCGCAGAAGCCGAGGCAGACGAGGGTCCGCGTGGCGTCCTGCGGGCTGTGGATGCGGATGACTTTGGTGTCTTGGTTGCCGTTCACGGTGGCCCTTTCGGCACACTTGGTGCGGTTGTCGCGCAGTGCGGGGGGTTGACGGGGACGTCCGGGCCCGTGGCGGGCCCGCGGGGTTCGGGCGTCAGCCGCTCAGGGCCGAGATGTGCTCGGCCAGGTGGCGCAGCCGGGGATGCCGGTAGACCTCCTTGACGGGCATGACGACGCCGAGCTGCTTCTTCAGCCGGGCGACGAGCCGCAGGGCGAGGAGCGAGTGCCCGCCGAGGGCGAAGAAGTCGTCGTCGGCGCGGATGCGGTCGCGCCCGAGGACCTCGCCCCAGACCCCGGCGATGAGGGTTTCGAGCTCACCCTCCGGAGCGGCGCCGCCGTCCTGCAGGGCCTCGGCGGCCAGGGCCGCGGCGGGGTCCGGTAGGGCACGGGTGTCGGTCTTGCCGTTCACGGTGAGCGGCATGGCGTCGAGTTCGACCCAGGCCGACGGGAGCATGTAGGACGGCAGGACGCCGGCCAGGTGCTCCCGCAGCCCGTCCGCACCGGACGCCGCCTCCCGGGCCCGTACGTAGTAGGCGACCAGCCGGTCGCCGGACTCCTGGGCGTGGTGGACGGTGACCGCGGCCGCCCGGACGTCGGGGTGGCCGGCCAGGGCCGCCTCGATCTCGCCGAGCTCGACCCGGTAGCCGCGGATCTTGATCTGCCGGTCCGCGCGGCCGAGGTAGGCGAACGTGCCGTCGGCGAGCGCGCGCACCCTGTCGCCGGTGCGGTACATCCGCTGTCCCGCGGCGAAGGGGTCGGCGACGAAGCGCTGTGCCGTCAGCCCCGGCCGGCCGACGTAGCCGTGGGCCAGCTGCGGGCCCGCCAGGTAGAGCTCGCCCGCCGCCCCTTCCGGCACGGGCGTGAGCGACTCGTCGAGGACGCGGGCGACGACGCCCGGCAGGGGCCGGCCGATATGCGGGCCCGGTCCGCCGATCCAGGCGGCCGTGGTGTCCACGGTGCACTCCGTCGGACCGTAGAGGTTGACCGCTTCGAGGGCGCCGCGGCCGCGCGCCTCGCCCAGCTCCCGCCAGGTGGCGTCCGGTACGGGCTCGCCGCCCATGAACAGGCGGAGCGTGCGCCCCTCCGCGGCCGGCCCGAGCAGGGTCTCGCGCAGCAGCTCCCAGTGCGAGGGGGTCAGGTCCAGGTCGTCCACCCGGTGGGCGTCCAGCAGCTCCCGCAGCTTCACGGGGTCCGTGCGCCGGGCCTCGCCGATGACGACGACGGTGTCGCCGCGGCAGACGCGCGCCCACTGCTGGACCGACGCGTCGAAGGAGACGCTGGCGTTCCAGGCGACGACGCGGGGCCGGTCGGCGTAGATGCCGGCCTGTTCCAGGCCGCCGATCAGGGCGGCCACGCCGCCGCGGGTGGCCTGGACGCCCTTGGGTACCCCTGTCGAGCCGGACGTGAAGATGACATAGGCG
This portion of the Streptomyces roseifaciens genome encodes:
- a CDS encoding asparagine synthetase A, with translation MSDTTAGRPAVALPAHLQNPVTQAVVRVQNRIVRAAREHLTEQGFTELMPPIIGPVTDPGGRGSKQIDIDFYGHRYKLMTSAILYKQASLLAFDKIFCVAPNVRLEPLETTSTSRHLVEFHQLDVEIAGASRHEAMGVAQDVVVRAVAEVAGEMSDELGLLGRDARAFAALLKNDAPFDRTTHADAVAHLARLGHDQDPGAEIDWEGEALLSAQADRPFFITDYPKGSRGFYDREDTDRPGVLCNYDLIAPEGYGELMSGSEREHDYARIIARMRETGENPAKYAWYLDMVRAGIPASAGFGIGLERLTRYVAGLDAVWQATPFPKTPGVVSA
- a CDS encoding methylaspartate mutase gives rise to the protein MTVRGADPRSLFGDFVARSRAAGRLVVQPRMGFGDPRVMRAGLAEVSRADATAIGTITLDSYTRVGDLTAARRALAEGADLNGYPIVVHGPETNKEVVDGLLGRDFPIQVRHGSARPQDIIASSLKAGLDATEGGPVSYCLPYGRVSLRDSVRNWEESCRIMAASRRYGCEPHVETFGGCMLGQLCPPGLLVAISLLEGLFFRWHGVRSISLSYAQQTSADQDCGAVRALRRLARLFMPDVEWHVVIYTYMGVYPRTASGARLLLEQSVDIAVRTGAERLIVKTVAEAHRIASVADNIEALEAAAAADRRARAAGLAPAGEGEADLAGDPDTAEVFEEALSIVTTVLDLNEDPGAALLEAFARGLLDVPYCLHADNTGRTRSYIAPDGRLRWSDTGALPVRITGRTAASTRMTAADLLNALSCVQRSFDHAADDRATARLPRPGRRVHLIL
- a CDS encoding cobalamin-dependent protein (Presence of a B(12) (cobalamin)-binding domain implies dependence on cobalamin itself, in one of its several forms, or in some unusual lineages, dependence on a cobalamin-like analog.), yielding MTAGSALDVVVSGTESDSHTWNLVYLQLLLEDWGHRVENAGPCIGGADLVSRYAYRAPDLLVLSSVNGHGESDGLRAIAALRAAPELAGTPVVIGGKLGTRGVTAGDVHGGAGRLTRRLLAAGFSAVFLDPVDLREFRDFVGSVTRRRDRSGRGVPAATRGVLATSPAP
- a CDS encoding thioesterase II family protein, which translates into the protein MNGNQDTKVIRIHSPQDATRTLVCLGFCGGGTAAYHQWSHSLPPRTALAAVCYPGREGRFLEDCATHWDELAEDATATVLSAAEGPYVLFGHSMGGWMAFEVATRIERSGERAPETLVVSSCNAPDRGLTPRDMFPARQQTDAELMTWMKTHGLMPEHVLGNPDLEEMAVELMRADIKVRDTFHYTPGAKVRTALQVLSGAGDSVIESDAGDQWRGVALGGFRHDVLPGGHFYTPETWRRLPAFIPALNAPTGVAA
- a CDS encoding non-ribosomal peptide synthetase — translated: MTISAQQQHDPIARFHQVVATAPDRVAVLDEDRRLTFAELDRLTARAAARLAARGIGRGSRVGVGLPRGADLLVALLAVWRAGAAYVPLDPAHPLDRLVRMVRDADVTTVLAEPGNGVAWPAGIHVTPVHVSPVHEAGGDARAAEVTAAPLDPAYVIFTSGSTGVPKGVQATRGGVAALIGGLEQAGIYADRPRVVAWNASVSFDASVQQWARVCRGDTVVVIGEARRTDPVKLRELLDAHRVDDLDLTPSHWELLRETLLGPAAEGRTLRLFMGGEPVPDATWRELGEARGRGALEAVNLYGPTECTVDTTAAWIGGPGPHIGRPLPGVVARVLDESLTPVPEGAAGELYLAGPQLAHGYVGRPGLTAQRFVADPFAAGQRMYRTGDRVRALADGTFAYLGRADRQIKIRGYRVELGEIEAALAGHPDVRAAAVTVHHAQESGDRLVAYYVRAREAASGADGLREHLAGVLPSYMLPSAWVELDAMPLTVNGKTDTRALPDPAAALAAEALQDGGAAPEGELETLIAGVWGEVLGRDRIRADDDFFALGGHSLLALRLVARLKKQLGVVMPVKEVYRHPRLRHLAEHISALSG